A genomic window from Vigna radiata var. radiata cultivar VC1973A chromosome 2, Vradiata_ver6, whole genome shotgun sequence includes:
- the LOC106756657 gene encoding coilin isoform X1, with translation MTETVRLRVVFEDPGILSKSKKKEGLRRCWFLLKPQHSTISDVASHLHKAFRLHRTCPRGIILLMDDFVIPSFESTCILKDKDIICVRRKGSTRTDDEPSMPSTLSPASRGHLAIELPNDLSNEGFQEESGAEETMSQEDDDDENAVYVESKSDGKATSKKRKASRKLKSPSQKKIKLSTSENLPVIPEVHEEENEGGMHHQLSFVKKDKKKSSNLSSKLNRPSNLDKQKNDKSDCPSDETRFIQPQDESGTKKLPSRSARRKKAKRRWLRELKLEKEKQEKEMFFSNWQLRQTTVLEKDGQVLPIKDNSCVASDVHQQSEEHQQSDEHQQSDEHQQSDEESEDDDIVPVEIRPGHIRFEPLKKDQDQAVPQNQFPVETFQWNGITNKKKGQKWGKERMSFHKHDGYGHSSQESTVQNAEKEPTFNVVDFDKLQPFTGLPKEGDVIAYRLIELSASFTPELSSFRVGKISQYDSKTNRIWLELVLEYPFDFKKETEKDSSSFEQSDASPYGEDGSLEIDYASLVDVRMVKHGHFESKTAVVSGDAFVNPTKATNEKLKGDRTTAVSCHTEGEENGEVNVWEEISKELEAKKAKLAQDDGWSRGKSSSSKSWSHRAMRCSALGPTMAFLRSNNGL, from the exons ATGACGGAGACGGTGAGACTTCGGGTGGTGTTTGAGGATCCAGGCATACTGAGCAAGTCAAAGAAGAAGGAAGGATTGAGGCGTTGTTGGTTTCTGCTTAAACCCCAACACAGCACCATTTCTGATGTTGCCTCTCATCTGCACAAAGCTTTCCGTCTCCACCGCACCTGTCCCCGCGGCATCATCCTCTTG ATGGATGATTTTGTTATACCATCTTTTGAGTCCACTTGCATTCTGAAGGATAAGGACATCATCTG tgtgagaagaaaaggaagcaCACGGACTGATGATGAACCTTCAATGCCTTCAACGCTGTCACCTGCCTCTCGTGGGCATTTAGCTATAGAACTCCCAAATGATCTTTCAAATGAGGGTTTTCAAGAAGAGTCTGGAGCAGAAGAAACCATGTCCCAAGAGGATGACGATGACGAAAATGCTGTTTATGTAGAATCTAAATCAGATGGGAAGGCAACCTCTAAGAAACGAAAAGCTTCAAGGAAGCTCAAGAGCCCTAG TCAGAAGAAGATTAAGCTGTCTACTTCTGAAAACTTGCCAGTCATTCCTGAAGTCCATGAAGAGGAAAATGAAGGTGGTATGCATCACCAATTGAGTTTTGTCAAGAAGGACAAGAAGAAGTCTTCCAATTTATCTAGCAAGCTAAATAGGCCAAGCAACCTTGATAAGCAAAAGAATGACAAAAGTGATTGTCCAAGTGATGAAACAAG GTTTATTCAGCCTCAAGATGAAAGTGGAACTAAAAAG ttgcCTAGCAGAAGTGCTCGACGGAAGAAAGCTAAAAGAAGATGGCTGAGGGAACTGAAGCTAGAGAAGGAGAAACAGGAAAAG GAAATGTTCTTCTCAAATTGGCAGCTCCGCCAGACTACAGTGCTTGAAAAAGACGGACAAGTATTACCTATCAAAGATAATAGCTGTGTTGCTTCTGATGTACATCAACAATCTGAGGAACATCAACAATCTGATGAACATCAACAATCTGATGAACATCAACAATCCGACGAAGAgagtgaagatgatgacattGTTCCTGTGGAAATTAGACCAGGGCACATACGGTTTGAGCCCCTTAAGAAAG ATCAAGATCAGGCAGTACCGCAGAATCAGTTTCCAGTG GAAACATTTCAGTGGAATGGAATCACTAACAAGAAGAAGGGCCAGAAATGGGGTAAAGAGAGAATGTCATTCCATAAACATGATGGCTACGGGCATTCCAGTCAAGAGTCTACAGTTCAAAATGCTGAAAAGGAACCCACTTTCAATGTAGTAGATTTTGATAAGCTTCAACCTTTTACCGGTTTGCCTAAg GAGGGCGATGTAATTGCTTATCGATTGATCGAGTTATCAGCATCTTTCACTCCTGAACTTTCCTCCTTTAGG GTTGGGAAAATATCTCAGTATGATTCTAAAACAAACAGGATTTGGCTGGAACTGGTTTTAGAATATCCTTTTGACTTTAAGAAAGAAACAGAGAAGGATTCATCTTCTTTTGAACAGTCTGATGCATCCCCTTATGGGGAGGATGGTTCTTTAGAG ATAGATTATGCATCGCTTGTTGACGTTCGAATGGTTAAGCATGGCCATTTTGAATCGAAAACTGCAGTTGTTTCTGGTGATGCATTTGTAAATCCAACAAAAGCAACTAATGAAAAACTTAAGGGTGATCGAACTACCGCGGTTAGTTGCCATACAGAAGGGGAAG AAAATGGGGAAGTAAACGTTTGGGAAGAAATTAGCAAGGAATTAGAAGCAAAAAAGGCGAAGCTTGCGCAGGATGATGGGTGGAGCAGAGGAAAGAGCTCAAGCTCGAAGTCATGGTCTCATAGAGCTATGAGATGTAGTGCGTTGGGTCCAACAATGGCATTTTTAAGGTCCAACAATGGTCTTTAA
- the LOC106775951 gene encoding E3 ubiquitin-protein ligase RGLG5 isoform X1 translates to MNPEIETWTVLVGVLCILVFIVKEFVMGGKSSKGGGRRYDYGASSSSWDNNNYGGYPPQSPYPSYQTPRHHHASASAPFYDNAQPKRKLDRKYSKIADNYRSLDEVTAALANAGLESSNLIVGIDFTKSNEWTGKRSFNRKSLHDIGSGQNPYEQAISIIGKTLSAFDEDNLIPCFGFGDASTHDQDVFSFFSEERFCNGFEEVLSRYRQIIPYLKLAGPTSFAPIIEMAMTIVEQSGGQYHVLLIIADGQVTRSVDTENGNLSPQEKNTIDAIVKASEYPLSIVLVGVGDGPWDMMREFDDNIPSRAFDNFQFVNFTEIMTRNVDSSRKETDFALSALMEIPSQYKATIELGILGARRGHSPDRVALPPPLYGRTSSSVSTKSTRSNSFQQRAPTHTSYDNSVQTEASASSLYDNKLCAICLTNAKDMAFGCGHQTCCECGEYLQFCPICRSTIKTKIRLY, encoded by the exons ATGAATCCGGAG ATAGAGACTTGGACAGTTTTGGTTGGTGTTCTGTGCATCTTGGTGTTCATTGTGAAGGAGTTTGTTATGGGGGGAAAGAGTTCGAAAGGAGGTGGTAGGAGGTATGATTATGgtgcttcttcatcttcatggGATAATAATAACTATGGTGGATACCCTCCACAATCACCATATCCTTCTTATCAAACACCTCGGCACCACCATGCATCGGCATCAGCTCCATTTTATGATAATGCTCAGCCGAAAAGGAAGTTGGATAGGAAGTATTCAAAGATAGCTGATAACTACCGTTCCTTGGATGAG GTTACTGCTGCACTTGCAAATGCTGGGCTGGAATCTTCTAATCTCATTGTTGGCATTGATTTCACAAAGAGCAATGAGTGGACAG GGAAGAGGTCATTCAATCGAAAAAGTTTACATGACATTGGAAGTGGCCAAAACCCGTATGAGCAAGCAATTTCTATTATTGGGAAAACTCTATCAGCTTTTGATGAAGATAACTTGATTCCTTGTTTTGGATTTGGAGATG CGTCTACACATGACCAAGATGTATTTAGTTTCTTTTCGGAAGAGAGGTTCTGCAATGGATTTGAGGAAGTTCTATCACGATACAGACAAATTATTCCTTACCTCAAACTTGCAG GACCCACATCATTTGCCCCTATTATTGAAATGGCTATGACAATTGTTGAGCAAAGTGGTGGCCAATATCATGTCTTGCTGATAATTGCAGATGGACAG GTGACTAGAAGCGTTGACACAGAAAATGGCAACTTGAGTCCACAAGAGAAGAACACAATAGATGCAATAGTTAAAGCAag TGAGTATCCACTATCAATAGTTTTAGTGGGAGTTGGAGATGGACCATGGGATATGATGAGGGAATTTGATGATAACATCCCTTCTCGAGCATTTGACAATTTTCAG TTTGTGAATTTTACTGAAATAATGACAAGGAATGTAGATTCAAGCAGAAAAGAGACAGATTTTGCCCTTTCAGCTTTGATGGAGATACCTTCTCAATATAAGGCAACCATAGAGCTTGGCATATTGGG TGCAAGGAGGGGTCATTCACCAGACAGGGTTGCTCTGCCTCCACCTCTTTATGGTAGGACTTCTTCCAGCGTCAGCACAAAATCGACAAGGTCAAACAGTTTTCAGCAGAGAGCACCTACACACACTAGCTATGACAACAGTGTTCAAACGGAGGCATCTGCAAGTTCTTTATATGATAATAAG CTTTGTGCGATTTGCCTCACCAATGCGAAAGATATGGCCTTTGGTTGTGGGCATCAG ACTTGTTGTGAGTGTGGAGAATACCTCCAATTCTGTCCCATTTGCCGGAGCACGATCAAAACCAAAATAAGGCTTTACTAG
- the LOC106775951 gene encoding E3 ubiquitin-protein ligase RGLG5 isoform X2, producing MGGKSSKGGGRRYDYGASSSSWDNNNYGGYPPQSPYPSYQTPRHHHASASAPFYDNAQPKRKLDRKYSKIADNYRSLDEVTAALANAGLESSNLIVGIDFTKSNEWTGKRSFNRKSLHDIGSGQNPYEQAISIIGKTLSAFDEDNLIPCFGFGDASTHDQDVFSFFSEERFCNGFEEVLSRYRQIIPYLKLAGPTSFAPIIEMAMTIVEQSGGQYHVLLIIADGQVTRSVDTENGNLSPQEKNTIDAIVKASEYPLSIVLVGVGDGPWDMMREFDDNIPSRAFDNFQFVNFTEIMTRNVDSSRKETDFALSALMEIPSQYKATIELGILGARRGHSPDRVALPPPLYGRTSSSVSTKSTRSNSFQQRAPTHTSYDNSVQTEASASSLYDNKLCAICLTNAKDMAFGCGHQTCCECGEYLQFCPICRSTIKTKIRLY from the exons ATGGGGGGAAAGAGTTCGAAAGGAGGTGGTAGGAGGTATGATTATGgtgcttcttcatcttcatggGATAATAATAACTATGGTGGATACCCTCCACAATCACCATATCCTTCTTATCAAACACCTCGGCACCACCATGCATCGGCATCAGCTCCATTTTATGATAATGCTCAGCCGAAAAGGAAGTTGGATAGGAAGTATTCAAAGATAGCTGATAACTACCGTTCCTTGGATGAG GTTACTGCTGCACTTGCAAATGCTGGGCTGGAATCTTCTAATCTCATTGTTGGCATTGATTTCACAAAGAGCAATGAGTGGACAG GGAAGAGGTCATTCAATCGAAAAAGTTTACATGACATTGGAAGTGGCCAAAACCCGTATGAGCAAGCAATTTCTATTATTGGGAAAACTCTATCAGCTTTTGATGAAGATAACTTGATTCCTTGTTTTGGATTTGGAGATG CGTCTACACATGACCAAGATGTATTTAGTTTCTTTTCGGAAGAGAGGTTCTGCAATGGATTTGAGGAAGTTCTATCACGATACAGACAAATTATTCCTTACCTCAAACTTGCAG GACCCACATCATTTGCCCCTATTATTGAAATGGCTATGACAATTGTTGAGCAAAGTGGTGGCCAATATCATGTCTTGCTGATAATTGCAGATGGACAG GTGACTAGAAGCGTTGACACAGAAAATGGCAACTTGAGTCCACAAGAGAAGAACACAATAGATGCAATAGTTAAAGCAag TGAGTATCCACTATCAATAGTTTTAGTGGGAGTTGGAGATGGACCATGGGATATGATGAGGGAATTTGATGATAACATCCCTTCTCGAGCATTTGACAATTTTCAG TTTGTGAATTTTACTGAAATAATGACAAGGAATGTAGATTCAAGCAGAAAAGAGACAGATTTTGCCCTTTCAGCTTTGATGGAGATACCTTCTCAATATAAGGCAACCATAGAGCTTGGCATATTGGG TGCAAGGAGGGGTCATTCACCAGACAGGGTTGCTCTGCCTCCACCTCTTTATGGTAGGACTTCTTCCAGCGTCAGCACAAAATCGACAAGGTCAAACAGTTTTCAGCAGAGAGCACCTACACACACTAGCTATGACAACAGTGTTCAAACGGAGGCATCTGCAAGTTCTTTATATGATAATAAG CTTTGTGCGATTTGCCTCACCAATGCGAAAGATATGGCCTTTGGTTGTGGGCATCAG ACTTGTTGTGAGTGTGGAGAATACCTCCAATTCTGTCCCATTTGCCGGAGCACGATCAAAACCAAAATAAGGCTTTACTAG
- the LOC106756657 gene encoding coilin isoform X2 has translation MTETVRLRVVFEDPGILSKSKKKEGLRRCWFLLKPQHSTISDVASHLHKAFRLHRTCPRGIILLMDDFVIPSFESTCILKDKDIICVRRKGSTRTDDEPSMPSTLSPASRGHLAIELPNDLSNEGFQEESGAEETMSQEDDDDENAVYVESKSDGKATSKKRKASRKLKSPSQKKIKLSTSENLPVIPEVHEEENEGGMHHQLSFVKKDKKKSSNLSSKLNRPSNLDKQKNDKSDCPSDETRFIQPQDESGTKKLPSRSARRKKAKRRWLRELKLEKEKQEKLRQTTVLEKDGQVLPIKDNSCVASDVHQQSEEHQQSDEHQQSDEHQQSDEESEDDDIVPVEIRPGHIRFEPLKKDQDQAVPQNQFPVETFQWNGITNKKKGQKWGKERMSFHKHDGYGHSSQESTVQNAEKEPTFNVVDFDKLQPFTGLPKEGDVIAYRLIELSASFTPELSSFRVGKISQYDSKTNRIWLELVLEYPFDFKKETEKDSSSFEQSDASPYGEDGSLEIDYASLVDVRMVKHGHFESKTAVVSGDAFVNPTKATNEKLKGDRTTAVSCHTEGEENGEVNVWEEISKELEAKKAKLAQDDGWSRGKSSSSKSWSHRAMRCSALGPTMAFLRSNNGL, from the exons ATGACGGAGACGGTGAGACTTCGGGTGGTGTTTGAGGATCCAGGCATACTGAGCAAGTCAAAGAAGAAGGAAGGATTGAGGCGTTGTTGGTTTCTGCTTAAACCCCAACACAGCACCATTTCTGATGTTGCCTCTCATCTGCACAAAGCTTTCCGTCTCCACCGCACCTGTCCCCGCGGCATCATCCTCTTG ATGGATGATTTTGTTATACCATCTTTTGAGTCCACTTGCATTCTGAAGGATAAGGACATCATCTG tgtgagaagaaaaggaagcaCACGGACTGATGATGAACCTTCAATGCCTTCAACGCTGTCACCTGCCTCTCGTGGGCATTTAGCTATAGAACTCCCAAATGATCTTTCAAATGAGGGTTTTCAAGAAGAGTCTGGAGCAGAAGAAACCATGTCCCAAGAGGATGACGATGACGAAAATGCTGTTTATGTAGAATCTAAATCAGATGGGAAGGCAACCTCTAAGAAACGAAAAGCTTCAAGGAAGCTCAAGAGCCCTAG TCAGAAGAAGATTAAGCTGTCTACTTCTGAAAACTTGCCAGTCATTCCTGAAGTCCATGAAGAGGAAAATGAAGGTGGTATGCATCACCAATTGAGTTTTGTCAAGAAGGACAAGAAGAAGTCTTCCAATTTATCTAGCAAGCTAAATAGGCCAAGCAACCTTGATAAGCAAAAGAATGACAAAAGTGATTGTCCAAGTGATGAAACAAG GTTTATTCAGCCTCAAGATGAAAGTGGAACTAAAAAG ttgcCTAGCAGAAGTGCTCGACGGAAGAAAGCTAAAAGAAGATGGCTGAGGGAACTGAAGCTAGAGAAGGAGAAACAGGAAAAG CTCCGCCAGACTACAGTGCTTGAAAAAGACGGACAAGTATTACCTATCAAAGATAATAGCTGTGTTGCTTCTGATGTACATCAACAATCTGAGGAACATCAACAATCTGATGAACATCAACAATCTGATGAACATCAACAATCCGACGAAGAgagtgaagatgatgacattGTTCCTGTGGAAATTAGACCAGGGCACATACGGTTTGAGCCCCTTAAGAAAG ATCAAGATCAGGCAGTACCGCAGAATCAGTTTCCAGTG GAAACATTTCAGTGGAATGGAATCACTAACAAGAAGAAGGGCCAGAAATGGGGTAAAGAGAGAATGTCATTCCATAAACATGATGGCTACGGGCATTCCAGTCAAGAGTCTACAGTTCAAAATGCTGAAAAGGAACCCACTTTCAATGTAGTAGATTTTGATAAGCTTCAACCTTTTACCGGTTTGCCTAAg GAGGGCGATGTAATTGCTTATCGATTGATCGAGTTATCAGCATCTTTCACTCCTGAACTTTCCTCCTTTAGG GTTGGGAAAATATCTCAGTATGATTCTAAAACAAACAGGATTTGGCTGGAACTGGTTTTAGAATATCCTTTTGACTTTAAGAAAGAAACAGAGAAGGATTCATCTTCTTTTGAACAGTCTGATGCATCCCCTTATGGGGAGGATGGTTCTTTAGAG ATAGATTATGCATCGCTTGTTGACGTTCGAATGGTTAAGCATGGCCATTTTGAATCGAAAACTGCAGTTGTTTCTGGTGATGCATTTGTAAATCCAACAAAAGCAACTAATGAAAAACTTAAGGGTGATCGAACTACCGCGGTTAGTTGCCATACAGAAGGGGAAG AAAATGGGGAAGTAAACGTTTGGGAAGAAATTAGCAAGGAATTAGAAGCAAAAAAGGCGAAGCTTGCGCAGGATGATGGGTGGAGCAGAGGAAAGAGCTCAAGCTCGAAGTCATGGTCTCATAGAGCTATGAGATGTAGTGCGTTGGGTCCAACAATGGCATTTTTAAGGTCCAACAATGGTCTTTAA